The following are encoded together in the Proteiniphilum saccharofermentans genome:
- a CDS encoding aldo/keto reductase yields the protein MGKISRRSFLKASLTTASGLALSHVDGFPKEVTKKNVKLKFDAKGLPTTVLGKTGVIVPRLAFGLGSRFCNNKNEEEAIALLEKALDEGLYYWDTASDYSSSDGKVISEERVGRVLKNQRNRVFLSTKVLPRDPNEALRSIELSLKRLQTDHVDVLNIHAVNSLEDNKNILKKGGLLDILYRMKEEKVTRFIGFSGHADPLALTDLIEKGNFDCMIVAMNHYPKGLDTSTTRIEQVVPKAKEKNMGAILMKVIRPLDTIEGISLNAENLIRYALSLENIDGITVGMDNMKVLESNLKTLREFTPMNIQEKKEITLALTPFFNHENLPWMNEEYRDGNWT from the coding sequence ATGGGTAAAATATCGCGAAGATCATTTTTAAAAGCATCGTTAACAACAGCTTCGGGTTTAGCCTTGTCACACGTGGATGGGTTTCCTAAAGAAGTAACAAAGAAAAATGTAAAACTAAAGTTCGATGCAAAAGGATTACCGACCACGGTCTTAGGAAAAACTGGTGTTATTGTACCTCGATTAGCTTTTGGGTTAGGAAGTCGTTTCTGTAATAATAAAAATGAGGAAGAGGCCATCGCCCTACTGGAGAAAGCCTTGGATGAGGGTTTATATTATTGGGATACGGCGAGCGATTACAGCAGTAGTGACGGTAAAGTTATAAGTGAAGAAAGAGTTGGCCGGGTATTAAAAAATCAAAGGAACAGAGTATTCCTGTCCACAAAAGTCCTTCCAAGAGATCCGAATGAAGCACTAAGAAGTATAGAACTCAGTCTAAAGAGATTACAAACCGATCACGTGGATGTTCTGAATATACATGCCGTGAACTCTCTTGAAGACAATAAAAATATCCTTAAGAAAGGAGGGCTACTTGATATTTTGTATCGGATGAAGGAAGAGAAAGTAACTCGCTTTATTGGTTTTTCAGGTCATGCTGATCCGTTAGCATTGACCGATTTGATCGAAAAAGGAAATTTTGACTGTATGATAGTGGCTATGAATCATTACCCGAAAGGGTTGGATACAAGTACGACCAGAATAGAACAGGTTGTTCCGAAAGCCAAAGAGAAAAATATGGGAGCTATCCTCATGAAAGTGATACGTCCGTTGGACACTATTGAAGGTATAAGCCTAAATGCAGAGAATTTGATACGTTACGCCCTCTCATTAGAAAATATTGACGGTATCACAGTAGGAATGGACAACATGAAAGTATTGGAGTCAAACCTAAAAACACTTAGAGAATTTACTCCTATGAATATCCAGGAAAAGAAGGAAATAACACTTGCATTAACTCCTTTTTTTAATCATGAGAATTTGCCATGGATGAACGAGGAGTATCGCGACGGTAACTGGACGTAG